From one Haloferax marinisediminis genomic stretch:
- a CDS encoding substrate-binding domain-containing protein gives MAIQRRRFLQAAGVGAILGLSGCTGESAPSQENGETTASGGNQEGDSSGAKQELTLATTTSTYDTGLLDALNPVFEEKFNARIKTIPQGTGAAIETARNGDADVILVHARGAEDEFLEEGYGVNRRDVMFNDFVIVGPADDPAGIEGASSAADAFATIAESEATFVSRGDDSGTNKKELLIWDAAGVSPSGKWYREIGKGMGDTLVQADQSEAYTLSDRGTYLATKDNVDLQIQVQGPLEGGPAILKNPYGVIPVNPAKYPDVNYSLAMAYAGFLTSPEGQEIISNYTVDGSQLFFPNALSESPQFGQYVPEEYDGGNASASVSDAQFDQWVAENVPEDF, from the coding sequence ATGGCGATACAGCGACGACGTTTCTTGCAGGCAGCAGGTGTCGGTGCTATTCTCGGACTCAGTGGATGTACAGGCGAGTCGGCGCCGTCGCAGGAGAACGGCGAAACAACCGCGTCGGGCGGAAATCAAGAAGGTGACTCGAGTGGTGCGAAGCAGGAACTGACGCTCGCAACCACGACGAGTACGTACGACACGGGCCTCCTCGACGCACTCAATCCGGTGTTCGAAGAGAAGTTCAACGCGCGAATCAAGACCATCCCACAGGGAACCGGTGCAGCCATCGAGACGGCGAGAAACGGCGACGCGGACGTCATCCTCGTCCACGCCCGCGGGGCAGAAGACGAGTTCCTCGAAGAAGGCTACGGCGTCAACCGCCGCGACGTGATGTTCAACGACTTCGTCATCGTCGGACCGGCAGACGACCCAGCAGGTATCGAGGGTGCGTCGAGTGCGGCAGACGCCTTCGCGACTATCGCCGAGTCGGAGGCGACGTTCGTCTCCCGCGGCGACGACTCTGGAACGAACAAGAAGGAACTGCTTATCTGGGACGCTGCAGGCGTCTCTCCGTCGGGGAAGTGGTATCGCGAGATTGGCAAAGGCATGGGCGACACGCTCGTGCAGGCCGACCAGTCGGAGGCGTACACGCTCTCGGACCGCGGGACGTATCTCGCGACGAAAGACAACGTCGACCTGCAGATTCAGGTGCAAGGGCCCCTCGAGGGTGGGCCGGCGATTCTGAAGAACCCCTACGGCGTCATTCCGGTCAACCCAGCGAAGTACCCCGACGTGAACTACTCGCTCGCGATGGCGTACGCCGGGTTCCTGACGAGTCCCGAGGGACAAGAGATTATCAGCAACTACACCGTCGACGGGTCGCAGTTGTTCTTCCCGAACGCGCTGTCTGAATCACCACAGTTCGGCCAATACGTGCCCGAAGAGTACGACGGTGGCAACGCCTCGGCGTCTGTCTCGGACGCACAGTTCGACCAGTGGGTCGCCGAGAACGTCCCCGAGGACTTTTAG
- a CDS encoding Eco57I restriction-modification methylase domain-containing protein, translating into MTDPFFQRFDRWVAAFDTVEFVGDPSDDEHTENVVTLLTQLVFVQTLSDVGVIDAEWLRETWERHERERGHEDRQAVLSGFFEAVTAEVRAYCDVKHFTRDVYAEVEQSDANVELLSQTVVAVLGLDATQDCADTTALTSEDFSTIDEDVFGHIYEQYLAEGRDGRGIYYTPRYVSRSLVADTVGVQLDDIATRFENAVVTESWDDAMAAATEFTEFRVLDPACGTGSFLVAAFDVIRDEYDRLFAFLDDQRQSRRRDSDEGTRPDTAVDDGIERIDTLQRRLGCIEDERGETILRERRLVSKLVLRHLHAVDLDRHALDIAKLNIWLEAVERAPASYCSDPDDRRSDASVGGRTLSPELELNFGCGDSLVGLPDERVRTTLHEQYDAELEQVLHARDTAVEDLSNRDVLGRAAKVLTQIRTDLDSMFEECVEETQSSDALLDETTPFYWPLQFWHVYRDADGFDCVVGNPPWVIEGNPHTKEFLAETYAYQAGQPDLYRYFLEKSLAVTAGRLGMVTPNTWLSIPGARDLRRVLLDTARLSKIAFVPDSAFVGVGQNSIAVVVDTRGPSTLGESSGDDHPEIRVGTLGTDGAFRQQRTVPASSIEPPAYHVNPYVGTDEYAISAKMAAGATTLREIADLTVGYQLYHKSIHTAGQITDEVFHSAQKEHAGYVPDTRSSALTRYHLDRSATRYVDTTAEFFRIPPDRFLDGEKLLVREVPSKRETGLIATRSETKRLFPKSVISVVLTDDEYDYEHLLGLLNSRLLYLQSLVTGEKMSQGLFPRVSLTQLRGLAIDGTTQLTPLVEELEALSERQHCFRRAWNRRVETLDTEGRSLGQTLRTDKAAIRNGDTETWTVASSVDPGGDAAELETAYEAFTVVGDTETPSVVVYGLDSTVEEELLRVEFRNRELLQMGYLSLANLFDSRTNVDTLEHVLNKTIVPTAGESTVDPAVDVIRAVEREVDDSTENVDTRASTRTDIVAIETAMRDAQMELDATVFDRYGLTRDEARTVLDVLDIREMVIEETLEKLDRLRAVGDRR; encoded by the coding sequence GTGACCGACCCATTCTTCCAGCGCTTCGACCGGTGGGTTGCGGCGTTCGACACTGTCGAGTTCGTCGGTGACCCGAGCGACGACGAACACACGGAGAACGTGGTCACACTCCTCACGCAACTCGTGTTCGTCCAGACGCTGTCCGACGTCGGTGTCATCGACGCCGAATGGCTTCGAGAGACGTGGGAGAGACACGAACGAGAGAGAGGCCACGAAGACAGACAGGCAGTTCTCAGCGGCTTCTTCGAAGCGGTAACTGCAGAGGTCCGAGCGTACTGCGACGTCAAACACTTCACACGAGACGTCTACGCCGAAGTCGAACAATCGGACGCGAACGTCGAACTGCTCTCGCAGACCGTCGTGGCAGTGCTTGGACTTGACGCGACGCAGGACTGTGCGGATACGACGGCACTCACGAGTGAGGACTTCTCTACGATAGACGAGGACGTGTTCGGCCACATCTACGAGCAGTACCTCGCAGAAGGGCGGGACGGCCGAGGTATCTACTACACGCCACGGTACGTCTCGCGGTCGCTCGTCGCCGACACGGTCGGCGTCCAGCTGGACGACATCGCAACTCGATTCGAGAACGCGGTCGTAACGGAGTCGTGGGACGATGCGATGGCCGCCGCGACGGAGTTCACCGAATTCAGGGTTCTCGACCCTGCGTGCGGGACGGGGTCGTTCCTCGTCGCGGCGTTCGACGTCATCCGAGACGAGTACGACCGACTGTTCGCATTTCTCGACGACCAGCGCCAGTCACGTCGGCGCGATTCAGACGAAGGAACACGCCCAGATACAGCAGTCGACGATGGAATCGAACGTATCGACACGCTTCAGCGGCGACTCGGGTGCATCGAAGACGAGCGAGGAGAGACCATTCTCCGAGAACGAAGGCTGGTCTCGAAACTCGTTCTCCGACACCTCCACGCGGTCGACCTCGACCGACACGCGCTGGACATCGCGAAGCTAAACATCTGGCTCGAAGCCGTCGAGCGTGCCCCTGCCAGCTACTGCAGCGACCCTGACGACCGCCGCAGCGACGCTTCTGTGGGTGGCAGAACCCTCTCACCCGAGTTAGAACTGAACTTCGGGTGCGGCGACTCACTCGTCGGCCTTCCCGACGAGCGTGTGCGAACGACATTGCACGAACAGTACGACGCGGAGCTGGAACAGGTTCTCCACGCGCGCGATACCGCCGTCGAAGACCTGAGCAACCGAGATGTCCTCGGGCGGGCAGCGAAGGTTCTGACCCAGATACGGACGGACCTCGATTCGATGTTCGAGGAGTGTGTCGAAGAGACACAGTCGTCAGATGCGCTTCTGGACGAGACCACGCCGTTCTACTGGCCGCTTCAGTTCTGGCACGTGTACCGCGATGCAGACGGATTCGACTGTGTCGTCGGGAACCCGCCGTGGGTGATAGAAGGAAACCCACACACCAAGGAGTTCCTCGCCGAGACGTACGCGTATCAGGCGGGGCAACCAGACCTCTATCGATACTTCCTCGAAAAATCACTCGCGGTGACGGCGGGGCGATTGGGGATGGTGACGCCGAACACGTGGTTGTCGATTCCGGGTGCACGGGACCTCCGACGCGTCCTGTTAGACACTGCACGACTCTCGAAGATTGCATTCGTTCCGGATTCGGCGTTCGTCGGTGTTGGCCAGAACAGCATCGCGGTCGTCGTCGACACGCGCGGTCCATCCACGCTCGGAGAGTCGAGTGGAGACGACCATCCCGAGATTCGCGTCGGGACGCTCGGGACCGACGGTGCCTTCCGGCAGCAGCGAACCGTCCCAGCATCGAGTATCGAGCCACCGGCGTACCACGTCAATCCTTACGTCGGAACTGACGAGTACGCGATTAGCGCGAAGATGGCGGCGGGCGCGACGACGTTGCGTGAAATCGCCGACCTGACCGTCGGCTACCAACTCTATCACAAGAGCATCCACACCGCAGGACAAATCACGGACGAGGTGTTCCACTCGGCGCAGAAGGAACACGCCGGGTACGTCCCCGACACCCGGTCGAGCGCGCTCACCCGATATCACCTCGACCGCTCTGCGACCCGATACGTGGACACGACTGCGGAGTTCTTCCGAATCCCACCGGACAGGTTCCTCGACGGTGAAAAGCTCCTGGTGCGAGAGGTGCCGTCGAAGCGAGAGACGGGGTTGATAGCCACCCGCTCTGAGACGAAGCGACTCTTCCCAAAGTCGGTGATTTCGGTCGTGTTGACCGACGACGAGTACGACTACGAACACCTACTCGGGTTACTGAACAGCAGACTGCTGTATCTGCAGTCACTCGTCACTGGCGAGAAGATGAGTCAAGGCCTGTTCCCACGGGTGTCGCTGACGCAACTTCGAGGACTCGCTATCGACGGGACGACACAGTTGACCCCGCTCGTCGAAGAACTCGAAGCGCTCTCGGAACGGCAGCACTGTTTCCGCCGTGCGTGGAACCGCCGAGTCGAGACACTGGACACCGAAGGTCGAAGTCTCGGACAGACTCTCCGGACGGACAAAGCGGCGATTCGGAACGGGGACACAGAAACGTGGACTGTGGCGTCTTCGGTCGACCCTGGTGGCGATGCTGCCGAACTCGAAACTGCGTACGAGGCGTTCACTGTCGTCGGCGACACCGAAACACCGTCTGTCGTCGTGTACGGCCTCGATTCGACCGTCGAAGAAGAACTGCTCCGAGTGGAGTTTCGGAACCGCGAACTGCTCCAGATGGGCTATCTGTCGCTGGCGAACCTGTTCGACTCGCGGACGAACGTCGACACGCTCGAACACGTCCTGAACAAAACCATCGTCCCCACTGCCGGCGAATCGACGGTCGACCCGGCGGTGGACGTGATTCGTGCGGTCGAACGCGAGGTGGACGACAGCACAGAGAACGTCGACACACGAGCGTCGACACGGACCGATATCGTGGCGATAGAGACTGCAATGAGAGATGCACAGATGGAACTCGATGCGACCGTCTTCGACCGCTACGGACTGACGCGAGACGAGGCGAGAACGGTGTTAGACGTACTCGACATCCGTGAGATGGTAATCGAAGAGACGCTCGAAAAACTGGACCGGTTGCGGGCAGTCGGCGACAGGCGGTAA
- a CDS encoding ABC transporter permease: MFGLGDLNLTYLVSITFVSLYVSTVAVFLSAAIGLPVALTVGFRDFRGKSIVTSIISTGMGFPSVVVGLVVLLALSRSGPLGEFELLFTPEAMILSQTILALPVLVSVALSAIQSVPQDLRDAAFATGATSADVGLLVIREARYGIVTALLAAYGRAISEVGSVLIVGGNIVFSDSTSFTRTLTTAITVEARKGNIETGIALGAILLALVLTVNALGARFRDQTPAGERR; this comes from the coding sequence GTGTTCGGCCTCGGCGACCTGAACCTGACCTATCTCGTCAGCATCACGTTCGTCTCACTGTACGTGAGTACGGTTGCTGTCTTCCTCAGCGCCGCGATTGGCTTACCAGTCGCGCTCACCGTCGGATTCCGCGATTTCCGCGGAAAGTCCATCGTCACCTCCATCATCTCGACAGGGATGGGCTTTCCGAGCGTCGTCGTCGGCCTCGTCGTCCTCCTCGCACTCTCTCGGTCCGGTCCACTCGGGGAGTTCGAACTGCTGTTCACGCCCGAAGCAATGATTCTCTCACAGACGATTCTCGCGCTTCCCGTCCTCGTGAGTGTCGCGCTCTCCGCGATTCAGTCGGTCCCACAGGACCTCAGAGACGCCGCCTTCGCGACCGGTGCAACGTCTGCCGACGTTGGACTGCTCGTCATTCGTGAAGCGCGCTACGGAATCGTAACCGCGCTCTTGGCCGCCTACGGCCGCGCAATCAGTGAAGTTGGCTCTGTCCTCATCGTCGGTGGCAACATCGTCTTCTCGGATAGCACCTCGTTCACTCGGACGCTCACGACGGCAATCACCGTCGAAGCGCGGAAGGGGAACATCGAGACCGGTATCGCCCTCGGTGCCATCCTCCTCGCGCTGGTGCTCACCGTGAACGCGCTCGGCGCACGCTTCAGAGACCAAACTCCAGCGGGTGAGCGCCGATGA
- a CDS encoding potassium channel family protein has product MIIVIVGYGRVGSRTARVLREEGHDVTVVDNDEKKVDRALDEGFEAIFGDGGTESVLKSADIEAADAVGGLTGDPNINFAACMLGKEFGCRSVMRISEDYRQEIYERYADDVDEIVYPERLGAAGAKTALLGGDFNALGDLTDQLRLTTVSIPEGAPIVGEHVASIDLGADGRVYAHGREREPMTIPLPGTVVEPGDQLALLTERDALDRVRAQLLG; this is encoded by the coding sequence ATGATAATCGTTATCGTTGGATACGGTCGCGTGGGCTCTCGAACCGCTCGCGTGCTCCGAGAAGAGGGCCACGACGTGACCGTCGTCGACAACGACGAGAAGAAAGTCGACCGCGCCCTCGACGAAGGCTTCGAGGCAATCTTCGGCGATGGCGGGACCGAAAGCGTCCTGAAGTCAGCGGATATCGAGGCCGCAGACGCCGTCGGTGGACTCACTGGGGACCCGAACATCAACTTCGCAGCGTGTATGCTCGGAAAGGAGTTCGGGTGCCGCTCGGTCATGCGAATCAGCGAGGACTACCGACAGGAGATTTACGAGCGCTACGCCGACGACGTGGACGAAATCGTCTACCCAGAGCGGCTCGGCGCGGCCGGTGCGAAGACGGCACTCCTCGGCGGTGACTTCAACGCCCTCGGTGACCTGACCGACCAACTTCGCCTCACCACGGTGTCCATCCCCGAAGGCGCACCCATCGTCGGTGAGCACGTCGCCAGTATCGACCTCGGTGCCGACGGACGCGTCTACGCCCACGGCCGAGAGCGAGAACCGATGACGATTCCACTCCCCGGAACCGTCGTCGAACCGGGTGACCAACTCGCACTCCTCACCGAACGTGACGCGCTGGACCGGGTTCGGGCGCAACTGCTCGGCTGA
- a CDS encoding ACT domain-containing protein, translating to MNPTEFLDGGTVTVSDETYTVYKTEHPESAAFATIQDENETTVVAEAGTVSGENVIESEPGWKRLTFEMVLPFELVGFLAAVATALADEDISIFAISAYSTDHVLVKEEDVPVATKKLEALGCAVER from the coding sequence ATGAATCCCACCGAGTTCCTCGACGGCGGCACAGTCACCGTCTCCGACGAGACGTACACCGTCTACAAGACCGAACATCCGGAGTCGGCCGCGTTTGCGACGATTCAGGACGAGAACGAGACGACGGTGGTTGCCGAAGCGGGAACCGTCAGCGGCGAGAACGTCATCGAATCGGAACCCGGGTGGAAGCGCCTCACATTCGAGATGGTCCTCCCGTTCGAACTCGTCGGGTTTCTCGCGGCGGTGGCAACCGCGCTCGCCGACGAAGATATCTCGATATTCGCCATCTCTGCGTATTCGACCGACCACGTTCTCGTCAAAGAGGAAGATGTCCCAGTAGCCACGAAGAAGCTCGAAGCGTTGGGCTGTGCCGTCGAGCGATAA
- a CDS encoding MFS transporter, which translates to MARFSIRAHPTRWRWVLWALLAVGFLLVSFHRVTTAVLADDLSRAFDTTGAELGLLHASFFYIYAGLQLPAGILVDRAGSRRVAAAGLAVMSLGVFGFALAPTYGIAFASRALLGLGGSVLYTATLRFLANWYRPDEFATMTGWTVAAAGMGGVLATTPLAIAIDSADWRAVLLAIGVGGLGLAAVTFFVIRDRPRDAGFEPVDGVHPPTSRIEFSTVVENTKRVLKEGETWLMGTMLFLVLGTNFTVLGLWGVPYIADLYDVSVRTASMFVFVGNVGFLLGSPIMGTLSDRLGHRTELILGSCVVFTLAYGLIFFFVTPPLLVAGGLLFAALFVMGGSVIAFTVAKERHVASASATATGAINSMGYFGAAVFPAVMGYALDTYWTGETLAGARVYTPAGYRVAFGIATAAGVVAVVCAYLLHRRVSRVESAPTSHPEPTD; encoded by the coding sequence ATGGCACGGTTCTCGATTCGGGCACATCCGACGCGCTGGCGGTGGGTACTGTGGGCACTCCTCGCAGTCGGATTCCTCCTCGTCAGTTTCCACCGGGTGACGACGGCCGTCCTCGCAGACGACCTCTCGCGGGCGTTCGACACCACCGGTGCAGAACTCGGCTTGCTGCACGCCTCGTTCTTCTACATCTATGCAGGGTTGCAGTTGCCTGCGGGTATCCTCGTCGACAGAGCGGGGTCGCGGCGAGTCGCTGCTGCTGGCCTCGCGGTGATGTCACTCGGTGTGTTCGGGTTCGCGCTGGCACCGACCTACGGCATCGCGTTCGCCTCACGCGCACTGTTAGGACTCGGCGGGAGCGTCCTCTACACGGCGACGCTTCGGTTCCTCGCGAACTGGTATCGTCCGGACGAGTTCGCCACGATGACGGGGTGGACCGTCGCTGCGGCGGGGATGGGCGGTGTCCTCGCAACCACACCGCTGGCGATTGCTATCGACAGTGCAGACTGGCGAGCGGTGTTGCTCGCCATCGGTGTCGGGGGACTCGGCCTCGCAGCAGTGACGTTCTTCGTGATTCGTGACCGCCCGCGAGACGCTGGTTTCGAACCAGTAGACGGCGTTCATCCCCCGACGTCGAGAATCGAGTTTTCGACCGTCGTCGAGAACACGAAACGGGTGCTGAAAGAGGGTGAGACGTGGTTGATGGGGACGATGCTGTTTCTCGTCTTGGGGACGAACTTCACCGTCCTCGGGCTCTGGGGCGTCCCCTACATCGCGGACCTCTACGACGTGTCGGTCCGGACGGCGTCGATGTTCGTCTTCGTCGGCAACGTCGGGTTCCTCCTCGGGTCACCCATCATGGGAACGCTCTCGGACCGACTGGGCCACCGAACCGAACTCATCCTCGGGTCCTGTGTAGTGTTCACGCTCGCGTACGGTCTCATCTTCTTCTTCGTCACCCCGCCGTTACTCGTCGCCGGCGGGTTGCTCTTCGCTGCACTGTTCGTCATGGGTGGGTCCGTCATCGCCTTCACCGTCGCCAAAGAACGGCACGTTGCGTCTGCGAGTGCGACTGCCACGGGCGCGATAAACAGCATGGGCTACTTCGGTGCTGCCGTTTTCCCCGCAGTCATGGGGTACGCCCTCGACACCTACTGGACCGGCGAGACTCTCGCCGGTGCCCGGGTCTACACCCCTGCTGGTTATCGTGTCGCGTTCGGCATCGCCACCGCCGCGGGCGTCGTCGCCGTCGTGTGTGCCTATCTGCTCCACCGGCGTGTGTCCCGTGTCGAGTCGGCTCCGACCAGTCACCCCGAACCGACCGACTAA
- a CDS encoding CPBP family intramembrane glutamic endopeptidase — translation MSSISERSNQYMLKWPLLFAVAIIVGKTVIETAGVIAGGAVGLPEPALPVIALLLASAIALGLVWWSGWWRDSGFVTTVRNLPALTVPFLLLFPIVIYFGVVEIDGPVFGFLLLLFFLTGFSEEVFYRGFLLRLFLPRGRVYAVVVTAVLFGLSHLPQLLQGLTLTDNAIQIAQAIIFGLLYGAVRLRIDSIWPLVFMHMLFDVTAAIGGVFGPTAVRTISDIPLALWLVILVPSLIAAGYYLWKPSTATIDGHPISEQPEPIVGDVARPG, via the coding sequence ATGAGTTCCATCTCAGAACGTTCCAATCAGTACATGTTGAAGTGGCCGCTCCTGTTCGCGGTCGCGATTATCGTCGGCAAGACGGTCATCGAAACGGCTGGCGTCATCGCCGGTGGGGCGGTCGGTCTGCCCGAACCGGCACTCCCTGTCATCGCGCTCCTGCTCGCGTCGGCCATCGCCCTCGGCCTCGTCTGGTGGTCCGGGTGGTGGCGTGACTCCGGCTTCGTCACGACCGTGCGAAATCTCCCTGCTCTGACGGTGCCGTTCCTTCTCCTGTTCCCCATCGTGATTTACTTCGGGGTGGTCGAGATTGACGGCCCAGTCTTCGGGTTCCTCCTCCTGCTGTTCTTCCTCACCGGATTCTCCGAAGAGGTGTTCTACCGTGGATTCCTCCTCCGATTGTTCCTGCCGCGCGGCCGGGTCTACGCGGTGGTCGTCACGGCGGTCCTGTTCGGGCTGAGCCACCTGCCGCAGTTGCTTCAGGGGTTGACACTCACCGACAACGCCATCCAAATCGCTCAGGCCATCATCTTCGGCCTGCTCTACGGGGCTGTCCGCCTCCGAATCGACAGCATCTGGCCGCTCGTGTTCATGCACATGCTATTCGACGTGACCGCTGCGATAGGTGGGGTGTTCGGGCCCACCGCGGTCCGGACCATCTCCGACATCCCGCTCGCCCTCTGGCTGGTCATTCTCGTCCCGAGTCTCATCGCGGCGGGCTACTACCTCTGGAAGCCGAGTACGGCGACAATCGACGGCCATCCAATCTCCGAACAGCCCGAACCGATAGTCGGTGATGTAGCGCGACCGGGATAA
- a CDS encoding metal-dependent hydrolase, with amino-acid sequence MMATTHALAGVVLGTAVWALVPEAGMLPVLAAALGGLFPDFDLYAGHRKTLHFPVYFSALAVPAVAIAALNPTTTTLAVALFLAAAALHSASDVLGGGLELKPWLGTSERAVYDHWNGRWLAPKRYVRYDGSPEDLALTLAFAVPPVVVFDGLAQTLVIGAVAISGVYVLLRKPMVAIAERTVAAIPDHLIDHVPERFVRDLR; translated from the coding sequence ATGATGGCCACCACTCACGCCCTTGCGGGTGTCGTGCTCGGCACCGCCGTTTGGGCGTTGGTCCCCGAGGCCGGGATGCTCCCGGTCCTTGCGGCCGCACTCGGCGGCCTGTTTCCTGACTTTGACCTGTACGCCGGCCACCGCAAGACGCTTCACTTCCCAGTGTACTTCAGCGCGCTCGCGGTTCCGGCAGTAGCAATCGCCGCGTTGAACCCGACGACGACGACGCTCGCTGTCGCGTTGTTCCTCGCCGCAGCAGCGCTGCACTCCGCGTCTGACGTGCTCGGCGGCGGCCTCGAACTCAAGCCGTGGCTCGGAACGTCCGAACGCGCCGTGTACGACCACTGGAACGGCCGATGGCTCGCCCCGAAACGCTACGTCCGGTACGATGGTTCTCCGGAAGACCTCGCACTGACGCTGGCCTTCGCCGTGCCACCAGTCGTCGTCTTCGACGGTCTCGCCCAGACGCTCGTCATCGGCGCAGTCGCCATCTCGGGCGTCTACGTGCTCCTCCGAAAGCCGATGGTCGCAATCGCCGAACGCACCGTCGCAGCGATTCCCGACCACCTCATCGACCACGTGCCCGAGCGGTTCGTTCGGGACCTTCGGTAG
- a CDS encoding PIN domain-containing protein: MTDTDPAPTRVVADADVLASDLLVGGASRDALDHLRRHSWTTLVASEQLLDDAEATIATLADESLAADWRDKVEAWVELVEHPEGDQPALASAYRGGAMHLLTFDDRLTSAKAGAALGGRFPVSIRHPQAFATLFAPESLYAEVADDEYPGPDRDPRA, encoded by the coding sequence ATGACTGACACCGACCCCGCACCGACGCGCGTCGTCGCCGACGCAGACGTCCTCGCGTCTGACCTCCTCGTCGGCGGTGCATCCCGCGACGCTCTCGACCATCTCCGCCGCCACTCGTGGACGACGCTCGTCGCCAGTGAGCAACTCCTCGACGATGCAGAAGCCACCATCGCGACGCTCGCAGACGAGTCACTCGCCGCCGACTGGCGTGACAAAGTCGAAGCGTGGGTCGAACTCGTGGAACATCCCGAGGGCGACCAACCCGCGCTCGCGTCCGCGTATCGCGGTGGGGCGATGCACCTCCTCACGTTCGACGACCGACTAACCTCTGCGAAGGCCGGTGCAGCACTCGGCGGCCGATTCCCGGTCAGTATCCGCCACCCACAGGCGTTTGCGACGCTGTTCGCTCCAGAGAGTCTGTACGCAGAAGTTGCAGACGACGAGTATCCCGGCCCGGACCGCGACCCGCGGGCGTGA
- a CDS encoding ABC transporter ATP-binding protein, with amino-acid sequence MSDANPLGEHPSTDDASRTLTRLAARNLGHGFGDGTVLEDISLAVEPGEILAVVGPSGTGKTTLFRLLAMFEPPDGGTVEVDGEDVWEMSDDQRLAVRRRIGMGFQTRSLFSATVADNVAYGLRVRQSWGTRVRTAIEAALGRNDPAPTIERALETVGMGDKLHRDARSLSAGEAQRVAIARALAPDPDVLLLDEPTSNLDPRNTAAIESAMREARNRGIAVALATHDMQQARRVSDRTAVLLDGTCIESGPTERVFERPADDRVRRFIDGKLVY; translated from the coding sequence ATGAGTGACGCAAACCCGTTGGGAGAACACCCGTCGACCGACGATGCATCGAGGACGTTGACGCGTCTGGCCGCACGCAACCTCGGCCACGGGTTCGGTGACGGTACCGTTCTCGAAGATATCTCGCTCGCTGTCGAACCGGGTGAGATACTCGCCGTCGTTGGGCCGTCGGGGACGGGAAAGACCACGCTCTTCCGACTACTCGCGATGTTCGAGCCGCCAGACGGCGGCACAGTCGAAGTCGATGGCGAAGACGTCTGGGAGATGTCGGACGACCAGCGACTCGCCGTCAGGCGCCGTATCGGGATGGGGTTCCAGACCCGGAGTCTGTTCTCTGCGACCGTCGCCGACAACGTCGCCTACGGACTTCGCGTTCGGCAGTCGTGGGGGACGCGAGTACGGACCGCCATCGAAGCTGCACTCGGTCGGAACGACCCCGCGCCGACTATCGAACGTGCACTGGAGACCGTCGGGATGGGAGACAAGCTCCACCGTGACGCGCGGTCGCTGTCCGCCGGCGAAGCCCAACGTGTCGCAATCGCCCGCGCGCTCGCACCCGACCCGGACGTGTTGCTCTTGGACGAACCGACGTCGAACCTCGACCCGCGAAACACCGCCGCGATCGAATCGGCGATGCGAGAGGCACGAAACCGCGGCATCGCCGTCGCGTTGGCCACACACGATATGCAGCAAGCACGACGTGTGTCGGACCGAACGGCGGTGCTTCTCGACGGGACGTGTATCGAATCCGGACCGACCGAGCGCGTGTTCGAACGGCCGGCCGACGACCGAGTCCGGCGATTCATCGACGGAAAGCTCGTCTACTGA